In the Zingiber officinale cultivar Zhangliang chromosome 5A, Zo_v1.1, whole genome shotgun sequence genome, TTTTTTCATCTTTACTTTTAGGcacttcaaaatcaaatttaattgtTAATAACATACCAAAGTCAGTTTTGAAAAAGATCTCCATGCATTTCTTCTAAAAAGCAAACTCTCCCTCGAACACTGATGGATAGATGCTAGTTCCGATCATTTCTTGTTGCtttagtcgacggttagtccttttaAAACATCCTCGCCCTGATATTACTTATTGGTCCCGGGTGACCAACAAGAAAGGGGTGAATTTCCCTGTTAAGAAGTCAACACtttcttttgttttctatttagaaaagacaacacaCATTAGTTGAACAAAAGTTAATCAGAATAGACATAAAAAGAATAGTAAGAGACAAgactgatttacttggtttgcaatcagaagattgttaaTTCAAGACTTTGAAAGTTTCACTGAAAATCTCCTTCTGGAGGAATAGCCTCTTACACCAATTAAGTACAGAGAAAGACTATAAAAGAATTAAATAGAATTTGGCATCTTGAATTCAAGTGTTGTGTTGAATCTTGCGCCTCAAGCATCCTTTTATAACTTCATTGGTCGAAGTGATTGTTTATTGACATGGCGCATTTTGGGCACTCGGATGAGGTCCTGACACCCCAGTTGGTGGCCTCAATCTACTTTACAACAGCTAAGTGATAAGTCGTTTATGCACTCTCAGACGCACGGACCGATCTAGGTGCCTGAATCACTGTTGACCTAGACATGAAAGTGATCCATTATGACGAGGCGTCTATTCAGCACCAAGTGCACCCGGACCctctccgggcgcctagacttgGTCTAGGCACTTGGACAAGGCCAACTCATAGTTGACTTTGTCAAGCTTTgactccgatcgcttgggtgatttttcaatcatccagagttgagctcatccaAACATAACTCTAGCAtgtctcctcgagcagtcttccgctccgacttctcgtctctcATAAGCGCCGCGCGCATCCTTCTCTTTCGTCGgtatactctttcgcagcaccttgtCTTTCGGATGCATTGAGTCCGTCGACtcgcttcccatgtcatccttatCGCTAGCTgagtcttctgctcgactttttgtgtttctaagttctgcacacttagacacaaggatcagatATAATAGAACATAACTTAATTAacctagttgatcacatcaaaatttatTCGGGGTACTTACACTTACAAAActataaggaaaaaaaaataaaaaacatctcCTTTGTACTTTTCAGTATATTGTTACTATATTATTATTTTCTATCACTTAGTTCCATTAATCAATCTTATAAATACGATAAATCAGAATTATAGTGATTACGATAATTATTATGGTAGTTATAGTAGTTAAAGTtcttagctgctacaacatgagtATTATTAAATaagataattttatattatagcaattataaaatcataattattattatGTTATACCAATTATGATCTCAGAGTTATTACAACTTAAATATTGTTGAACAAGATAAGTACATTATAACCGTTATAATTTCGTAACTATTATAATCTAAATATTATTGAAAGTCAAATGTATTATTTATTTAATGCATATAGTAGGAGATAATAATATTCAATAATACATTTGAGGActactattattttattattttataagtgTGGTAATATATGTTTTTTGAAATTATACATTGATTAATTCTAGATCGATCTGTTCGATCTACAGAAATTTTTCATTAGCAATTAAAGTAAATCGAAAAATATTAATAACCGATGGCCCATCAATTTAATCTTATTagataattatttattaaaaaaatttatcaattaatttatcaaaattataatttgaatgtAAGAAGTTAGAGAAATTGAGTGTATCATTGGAGTTTGGATCTTCTGTCCTCAAATTTTTCTGTCCCTGTGTCCCTTTGTTGATCGGACAGATTAGATTACATCTCAAGAATATTTTACACATCACGAGAATattgcacacatcttaaagatgtcatgatgccttgagatataatctgatccgtccgatcgacaggGGATACGAGAACAGAAAAATTTAGGGACTGAGGAACTGTCCGGTagtataatttctaaattttgttaGATAAGCTGTTTCTAAATTTCTAAATTTCACGCTACGTGGCTCAACGCTTTGCCTAGAAACCAACCTATCCAAAACAGCACCAAGCGGCCCTTGTACTGAGAGAACCAGCACGACCCAACCACTCAATCCCCACCCACCAAGCCATGGCAGCCGCGGCAGGGAAGCTGCTTATCCGCTTCGCCAATCAACTGAACCCCTCACCACCACGACTCATCATTTCTGCCGCCGCCAGCGCCGCTCTGCCTCTCGCCGGCGTCACCTCCCCGAAGCTCCGGAGCAAGGTGCTGGAATCAGCCGTCGCGCCGCTTCGTGCCTCGTTGGGGAAAGATAGCAAAGTACAAGCCGGCGTCGAGGATGACGACGGCGTCTCTCTGGCGACAATGAAGCTGCCTGCCAATACCGACATCCCGCTGTTCGAGACCCTCCTCTTCCAAGTAAGTAAACAAGCTAAGTACGCATTGCAATTAACTAATGTACGTACTACCGAATCTATGAAATGGTGTATTACAACATACAGTGGGCAAACAGTTTGTGCCAAGGTGCCAATTTGCCGCTTCCTGTTCCTCTCAAGGTCCGTGATCTTTTAAATTAATTGCAGTGATGAGAAAATCGATCTTTCTGTAACTTGCAAGATGATCGATTTTGCCGTGGAAGTAGGTGGACAAGGTAGAAGGCGGCGCGAGATTGGGATTTATAGAGATTGATAACGGGAAGGCCGAAGTGTTTGCCTACATAGACTGCCTGGTTTTCCCGGCCACCGGCAGCTCCGGCCCGTTGTTCCGAGCCACGAGGAATGGACCAATGAAGGATCAAGCGCCACCGGGGGAGCCGAGAATTATGAGGAGCCTCCTCCAGGCCCTCCAGAAATCAGTTCAGATTGCAAGTAGTTGACCTTCTCAATTCTCTGCATCATGTTAATTTACTCGTGTTGTTAATTCGGATGCTTCATCAGCGAGAGCTGATGATCAGCGATGTTAGATGATCAAATTTGGTGGTTTGGCAAAATGAAAGCCTGGCGATTTGCTTGAGAGTACAAATGCTCACTAGTATCTTAATTTTAGGTAGAAGACAAAAGTTCAAATTTGCTGTTAAGCTTGTTCATTAAACTTTATTCGGCATTTTATTGAATCGCATGagtaaaatttaatattattccGTTATAAATTGATATTGTAATTTAACTCCCTTTATAAGAACGGACTATAAAAGATATCTGGATGAATAGTGATCCGGTGATGATTCAGGGATGACTCAGGAGGGTCCATCTCTGAGAAAGTTTAGGATTTCGGTAGACATCAAGGTCAGTGGGGGTCAATTAAGTGACCAGCCGATCAGAAAGCTTTTCATCCCCGGTCGACCGGAAAAGTTCGGCGAGAGATGATCGAGCTTATAGTGCACAAAGGCAAAGGATACTCTAGCCGATCAACCGCAGCACAGGCATATGAGATTGaaaaatcgatcgaccgaaccaatcgAGGGGAGCCCAGTCAGACTAGTAGCCAACAAACAAGATAGGGGGACACATGTCTaaatccttttgggagttagtgccgccgACGATCGGCGCAGATAGACAGAAAATCGAACGACAAGACAGAGAATCATATGAGAGAAACTTCCGCGCTTCTGCAAAGATATGCTTGTCCCGTTATGATAAGATGGCAGGGACACCTTCTCGATGCTAGCTTTTGAGGAAAGCTTTGGGAAGCGTGTTCACTCAAGAAGCGTGCAATCTACCCatcgaagctctatataagaagggAGATCGCCCTCCGCGGAGATACGCAGAATACATCTCTTAAGGGTATTAAGATGACGGCACCCAGTTCTCCCTTAGGAGAAAGAGCAGCTCCGCTGCTCGAGAATGCGTGTGATTGGATATTCAATCGTTGGACTAACATACATCTTTGAGTAACTATTATGAAGAATCTAACAACATTGTGATTGTCGCAAGCCAGCTTGAGAATCTTGAGCCGCGTTGATGCTTGGATCTTCAATATTATTTTGGTACTCTTTTAATGTTTCAACTATTGTAAGTCAACCAAAGGTTCCAACTATTTTGGAAATTGCTCGTCAACTGTTGTAGTAGTTATGTAGAATTGAAAAACAATTGATCATTATGGAAAACTAAGAATTTTAGTTGAAGAACAATCCAACCCAAACCCCACTCTAATAACAGGTTGGAGCATTGTTAGACAGCAAGGACCATGTGCCATGAAAGATCAAGCTAAGTGAGTCAAGCAAATTCCAAAATTTTACACTGCATTTCAATTGTTTTCCTGTAACCACATGGACAAATAATTGTGCTAAAACTATCTTCTTCATGTTCTTTAGCAAGTATTTACCTGAAAGTGTGATGACTGAGAGACCCAACTTCAGCATCTCAATGTAGTTCATTGGTAGAATACCACAGGAGGAAGCTTAAATCCTGAGTCTGTGAGGAATGGGATTGCCTGCGGCTGCTCGACCAGATCACGGTACAGGGCATACTCCGCCGCGTAATCGTGCAGGTCCAGCTCCGCCTTCTGGTTGGTATGGTAGTGGTGCTTCGCCGCCGGCGACTTCCCGAACCCGAAAACGCTGACCCGATCGCAGATCCCCAGTGCGAGCATCACCGCCTGCATGCCCGATGAGTAGTGGAACATCTTCTCGTTGTGGGCCTTCGCCCACTCCGGCGCCGGCGTCCCTGTGGTCTCCGTGAACCTCTTCAAGGAGTAGTACTTGACGATGCGAGAACAGAGCATGTCGAATCGCAAGTCGGTGATGAGGAGCGGCGCCTTGCGGGAGGAGTTGCAGACGGCGTAGTCGAGGAAGTGGACGGCCTGGCAGATGTACATCGCGATTGGGACGCTCTCGCCGTAAGGGTGGCAGTAGCAGCCCGACCTCCGAGCGCAGAGGTGGAGGATGTTGCTGTTGACGAAGGAGAGGTCGGTCTTTGTGCCGACGCGCGGGCCGTAACCGACGACGCGGGCGTTGTTGAGGCGGATCACGAACTCGTGGCCGTCGATCAACTCGCCGTGGTTGCTTTCGAGGAGAATCCCGCTGTTTCCGACCACGGCGCAGGAGCCGTAACGCCGACCCCCATTTCCGCTCCCGTCCGAGAGGCCGCGGTGGCGGTCGATGGGGCTCTTGACGAGATCGAGGAGGTCGGACATGACCCCCGGATCGAACCGGCGGCGCCGGAACCAATCGCGGAGCGCGCGGCGGAAGTCGGGGAGCGCCATGTGGTCCTTGGGCGCGCGAAGCCGTTTGGCGAACCGCGCCGAGGTCCGCCGCCGAACCTCGATGCGGCTCTCCCGCCGCCATTCCGAGTAGCTCCGCAGGCGTTCCTCGGTGTCGCGGCGGCGGCGGGCTGAGGAGGGGAAGATCCCGTGGAGAAGATCGTTCACGTCCTTTTCCAGCTCCCCGTCCTCCTCCGCCGCCAGAAGCACGAGCGAGGCGTTGACCGCCGGCGGGGCCTCGGGCGGCCGCTCGCGGCGGCGACTGTCCTCGAGCGCCGCCCGGAAACTGAAGACGGAGAGCACGGCGACAATGATCAGAAAGATGAAGGGCAAGCGCAGGGACCGCTTCATCGTCACCGCTAAACGGACGGCGCCGATGGAAAGCTCGCCTTTCTCCGACAAGATCGCATCTTCAGGAGAGGAGGCGCATCACGCGGAATGGGACAGAAAAATAGCAGGAGGAATTCCAGTGGGGAACTGCAGAAGAAGAATCTGCGCCGCCACGAATGGCTCGAAGAAGAGATACATCGAGATTGCCGGTTTCTCGTTGAGTTCCTCTGATAAGACCGCCACCGGCCCCCAAGGGTTCGGGGGAAGTTGTACCTGTAAAAGTAGCTGCACTTGTTTTGGTTACTCATTCTTTACCTGCAATAGAGTTTTATCTAGTTACTCCTTCGAAATTCAGGTATCTGATGGGTAGGTAGGAATATAATTTAGGCGACGACGATGAACGTGTGGGGATACGTTTCGTTTTGTTTATTTTCCAATGGATTACGTTGATGCGAGAGGAATCATTCATTTAACTCAATTAATTCCACGTCTAGATGGAGCTCATATATTTAGAAATTTGTAGATAATTCTCTTATCTTTTTAATGGACACAAATGCTTACTTAGAAATTTAGCATTGATTAAGTAGTTCTATTGATAGAACTTTGTAAGGCATTTTATTAACGAACCCGATTAGATTTCGAAAAGCCTTCTGGATGGATAGGATGGAATGATGGATATTGACTAGTGCATAGTGCTATTCTTATGGGATTTGTAAATTAAATCTAAGACTAATAGTCATTTATCGTGCCAAAAGTTTaaatacggaggagataaatcatagaCAACTATTAAtctttgaaataatgactaacaTATAAAGGAGGTATTTATCTTGAgtttatcaaaatttgaatttcaaatctCATGATAACAATATTTCATACGTTAGTTACTAGAACATCCCGAAATGACTACTAATAGTTATTCATGTGGTGATTTTTCATTTGGAGGCAAATAAATTATCATTTGCATCAATTAGATTTCGAAAATGATTAAAGGATACATTGCGCCATGAAATTTGGCCGCACGGCCATCCTGTTGCATGACTAGGACGGCTACCCTGGCTCGACCTAACCATATGTGACCTCCCTAGGTAGGCAAACACAGGACCGTGTGGATGGGTTGCATGGCTGCCTTGGTCGGGCAGTCGTGCGGTCAGATGGCACAAAGAGTTTTGCCACCACATGAAAAACAAGGGCAGATGTTGATCAGTGAAATTATGTCAAAGACAAATTTAATTGTGTATATATGGTAAGCACTTAGGATGGTAATTGATCTTGCCTTAAAAATGAAGAACTAGCATGTTAGGTAAGGGTTGTGTGGTTGACTGAGAATAGAATGAACTGGAGGAAAATTCCTCTACGCACACCAAAGAAAGCAAACAAAAAATATTTGAGTCAAGATCAGGGAAAAGGTCTCTGACATAAGTTTTCCGACacttcagtcagtatgctagagATGAACAATACATGTGTGCTCATAAGTAATACTGTTGTAAGACGTGTATCTGGCAAATGGAGATAACCTtcttttatataccacctctcataacttCCGTAATTATGAGGTGTCAAAGAATATTGAATTTCATAGATTGTCGAGTAAGGGAAGACGTGCAGCCTGGGAGATGTACCGTCACTATCCAAAGAATATTCTGTTACCCATATGTGCACCTCTTTTGTAACTGACGTCATTAATGAGATGGTTGAAAAAATATGTTGTCATAATATATCGACTGATGGGAGGTGTAAAGTCACCTTCAAAGAAGGTTCTAGTGAATGCTTATATTACAGTAgaggaatattctctgacaaataattattattttgatatgtTGTTGTGATTCTCTGACCATGTGGTTTGCTAGGTATATCTTGATCAAAATTTTAGACCGACTGACTATATAGCCACCTTTCTCTTAAGTTGctcgtgttggaaccccaaggtgttttgatgtgatcaaacaagctaagttaggtcctgcgtttgtttaacccttgtgtctaagtgtgcaggagcttaggaacacaggaagtcgagcggaagacgcggctagcgagaaggacggcacggggagagagccgacgggctcggtacgtccgagggacgaggtgaccgcagaagagtataccggtggatgagaagaacgtgcgcggcgttcgagggacgagaaaccgggaaggaaggctactcgaggagaaggccggaacttgggttcgggtgagccctattccggatggccgagatcacccaagctagcggagccggagcgaacaagacccggaccgagacgagctgaaccggaggcgaaaaagtcaacgttgttgactttaggctccggggcgcccggagctggattttgaccaggatcgcgtcaaacgcgatctgatcgttggggatagaattgtATCCCCTCaaaggcgcccggaccagtactataaatatagtattggtctgcacattcagaacaactcacttgtaatcaattctttttgtgctttcagttgtgttcttttcatttgtgctgttaacgttgtaaagaggcttctccgcccagaggagatcatagtgcgcttactttccttggattagcaatcctctgattgcaaaccaagtaaatctctggtgtatgatttctttacttagtctctactttttattacaagtgtttatgatatagttgaaatccgagaaaggttcgagttttattttatagggcaattcacccctctcctcttgccggcctccaaagggaccaacaagtggtatcagagcaaggcgcttcaggaggactaaccgcagatcgaagcaacaagatggtcggaccaagcattgtcccaccaaaattcgaggggaacttcgcagactagaaacgtcgtatggaggtattcctaagaactgatttcgaaattcggtttataatgaagtatggttttttagctccgacgaatcaagatggaaaagaaaaagaagagagcaattggacaaagaaggagcagagtgaATCTGTAGCAAATAGTCGTGAGGAATATTACCTACTGAGTGTgttaccacctcaagaggtcaactgCATCGGAAgttattcatctgctaaagaactctgggagaagttcctggaactccatgaaggcacgtctgaagcgaagctcgctagaagagacatcctccggaacaagttgatgaacattcgtctggaaaaaagtgagaaggtagccaatctacacgcaaaggtaagaactgattactg is a window encoding:
- the LOC121982641 gene encoding uncharacterized protein LOC121982641, coding for MAAAAGKLLIRFANQLNPSPPRLIISAAASAALPLAGVTSPKLRSKVLESAVAPLRASLGKDSKVQAGVEDDDGVSLATMKLPANTDIPLFETLLFQWANSLCQGANLPLPVPLKVDKVEGGARLGFIEIDNGKAEVFAYIDCLVFPATGSSGPLFRATRNGPMKDQAPPGEPRIMRSLLQALQKSVQIASS
- the LOC121980235 gene encoding sialyltransferase-like protein 1 → MKRSLRLPFIFLIIVAVLSVFSFRAALEDSRRRERPPEAPPAVNASLVLLAAEEDGELEKDVNDLLHGIFPSSARRRRDTEERLRSYSEWRRESRIEVRRRTSARFAKRLRAPKDHMALPDFRRALRDWFRRRRFDPGVMSDLLDLVKSPIDRHRGLSDGSGNGGRRYGSCAVVGNSGILLESNHGELIDGHEFVIRLNNARVVGYGPRVGTKTDLSFVNSNILHLCARRSGCYCHPYGESVPIAMYICQAVHFLDYAVCNSSRKAPLLITDLRFDMLCSRIVKYYSLKRFTETTGTPAPEWAKAHNEKMFHYSSGMQAVMLALGICDRVSVFGFGKSPAAKHHYHTNQKAELDLHDYAAEYALYRDLVEQPQAIPFLTDSGFKLPPVVFYQ